From one Sphingomonas xanthus genomic stretch:
- a CDS encoding alpha/beta hydrolase family protein, which produces MLKRIALAASVAAAALISTPSLARPMTATDMHMMRRLGAPSVSPDGRWAMFTLSQTDLSANRRRNPIYLLDLNGRGAAPRQVAGTEGGNSAAWGPDGAIYFLKSVNDRTQLFRLPIGGAATQISDFGAEISGFKLSPRGDRVIVWADRPDCPDLACAATTFPAKPEGSGRTYDQLFVRHWDSWVEPGVRSRIYAYPVADGKLVGGGVRLTGDLDGDTPSKPFGGGEEIDWSPDGRTVYFTLRDAGRIEATSTNLDIFAAPADGSAAPVNLTDANDATDTLPTVSPDGRTLAYVAMARPTYEADRQVLMLRDIASGQTRALTQGWDRSVGSVAWAKDGRSLIVGVQEVLEHPLYRIDVATGRATRLTAEGTANNAVALPGGAVLFTSNSIKAPDDLYRVDARGKVAQLTNVNRDLLAELDPVTFEKFSFTGANNDKVWGFKLKPQGAAGKLPIAFVVHGGPQGSFGNGWSYRWNSRLFSAPGYAVVSVDFHGSTGYGQAFTDSIQNNWGGWPLEDLRKGLAHALASDAQLDGSRKCALGASYGGYMMNWIAGRWPDAFNCLVQHDGVFDQRAMAYETEELWFTEWEHGQKAYHEDPAAYEKWNPVNYVTEWKTPMLVITGEKDFRIPYSQGLASFTALQRKGIPSRLLVFPDENHWVLKPKNSIQWYDEVFRWLDRWMGPAAN; this is translated from the coding sequence CAATGTTCACCCTGTCACAGACCGACCTGTCGGCCAACCGCCGCCGCAATCCCATCTACTTGCTCGACCTCAACGGCCGCGGCGCCGCCCCCCGGCAAGTGGCGGGGACTGAAGGCGGGAACAGCGCCGCATGGGGCCCCGATGGCGCGATATATTTCCTGAAGAGCGTCAACGACCGGACCCAGCTGTTTCGCTTGCCCATCGGCGGCGCGGCGACCCAGATCAGCGATTTCGGAGCCGAGATCTCGGGGTTCAAGCTGTCGCCTCGGGGCGACCGGGTCATCGTCTGGGCGGATCGCCCCGATTGCCCGGACCTGGCCTGCGCTGCGACCACTTTCCCGGCCAAGCCCGAAGGATCGGGCCGGACCTATGACCAGCTGTTCGTCCGCCATTGGGACAGCTGGGTTGAACCCGGCGTCCGTTCCCGAATCTATGCTTATCCGGTCGCGGACGGAAAGCTGGTTGGCGGCGGCGTTCGTCTGACCGGCGACCTTGATGGCGACACCCCTTCCAAGCCCTTCGGCGGCGGCGAGGAAATCGACTGGTCGCCCGATGGTCGCACCGTCTATTTCACCCTTCGCGATGCCGGCCGGATCGAGGCCACCTCGACCAATCTCGACATTTTCGCGGCTCCAGCCGACGGTAGCGCGGCGCCAGTAAACCTCACCGACGCCAATGACGCGACGGACACGCTGCCGACCGTGTCGCCTGACGGGCGGACACTGGCCTATGTCGCCATGGCGCGGCCGACCTACGAAGCCGACCGGCAAGTGTTGATGCTGCGCGACATCGCCAGCGGCCAAACCCGCGCGCTGACCCAGGGCTGGGACCGGTCGGTTGGAAGCGTCGCCTGGGCCAAGGACGGCAGGAGTCTCATCGTCGGGGTGCAGGAAGTGCTCGAACATCCGCTCTACCGGATCGATGTTGCAACCGGACGGGCGACGCGTCTGACGGCGGAGGGAACCGCGAACAATGCCGTCGCGCTTCCGGGAGGCGCGGTGCTGTTTACTTCGAACAGCATCAAGGCGCCAGACGACCTTTATCGCGTCGACGCGCGCGGCAAGGTGGCGCAACTGACCAACGTCAACCGCGACCTGCTTGCAGAGCTCGATCCGGTGACCTTTGAAAAGTTCAGCTTCACCGGTGCCAATAATGATAAGGTGTGGGGCTTCAAGCTTAAGCCGCAAGGCGCGGCCGGCAAGCTGCCGATCGCGTTTGTTGTCCATGGCGGGCCGCAGGGCAGTTTCGGAAACGGCTGGTCTTACCGCTGGAACTCGCGGCTGTTCTCGGCGCCGGGCTATGCGGTGGTCAGCGTCGATTTCCATGGCTCGACCGGTTACGGCCAAGCCTTCACCGACAGTATCCAGAACAATTGGGGCGGCTGGCCACTCGAGGACCTGCGAAAAGGCCTTGCCCATGCGCTGGCCAGCGATGCGCAGCTCGACGGAAGCCGCAAGTGCGCGCTCGGCGCAAGCTATGGCGGTTATATGATGAACTGGATCGCCGGCCGCTGGCCCGATGCGTTCAACTGCCTCGTCCAGCATGACGGCGTGTTCGACCAGCGAGCCATGGCCTATGAAACCGAGGAGCTTTGGTTCACCGAGTGGGAGCATGGGCAGAAGGCCTATCATGAGGACCCGGCGGCCTATGAAAAATGGAACCCGGTCAACTATGTGACCGAATGGAAGACGCCCATGCTGGTAATCACCGGCGAAAAGGATTTCCGCATTCCCTATTCGCAGGGACTGGCCAGTTTCACCGCACTCCAGCGCAAGGGCATCCCGTCGCGGCTGCTGGTTTTTCCCGATGAAAACCATTGGGTGCTCAAGCCCAAGAATTCGATCCAATGGTATGACGAGGTGTTCAGGTGGCTCGACCGCTGGATGGGGCCGGCGGCCAACTGA
- a CDS encoding NaeI family type II restriction endonuclease — translation MKKKIPPSNVQPGHPDFDLLSRLGAEITRLAGGADQLAIDVPEMLRECIDYLINTPRTGRRDFEELEKVEKTFIATQVEIVVREYLKLESGLLDTVILGHDVDIKFTVGSNWTIPPETLNHPCLLIAADEVTGLCYMGLFVVRSQFMHGGDGNRDEKRGITAAGFKEIYWLLLAHPYPPNFWRKLDADVVERIFAGRSGNDRIVTLFREVQKRPVSRDVIHSVARQLDFMRRSRADKGKRGLGSRERLKKEGILLLSGTKHSKLIKALNLPRCGRSDFISFTPRSAAEWRLAEQFGIPRNG, via the coding sequence TTGAAGAAGAAGATTCCGCCTAGCAATGTGCAGCCTGGTCACCCGGACTTTGATTTGCTTTCTAGGCTTGGCGCCGAAATTACGCGCCTTGCTGGAGGTGCTGATCAGCTCGCAATCGATGTACCGGAGATGCTCCGTGAGTGTATAGATTATCTGATCAACACACCTCGCACTGGCCGACGCGACTTTGAAGAGTTGGAGAAAGTCGAAAAGACTTTCATCGCCACTCAGGTCGAGATCGTCGTGCGCGAGTACCTAAAGCTTGAATCTGGCCTATTGGACACAGTAATTCTAGGCCACGATGTTGATATTAAATTCACTGTCGGCTCCAATTGGACCATCCCGCCTGAGACGCTCAACCATCCCTGCCTGCTTATAGCTGCAGATGAAGTGACTGGTCTTTGTTACATGGGTCTTTTCGTCGTTCGCTCTCAGTTCATGCACGGTGGGGATGGCAACCGTGACGAGAAGCGCGGCATCACTGCGGCAGGCTTTAAGGAGATTTACTGGCTCCTGCTTGCGCATCCATATCCGCCGAACTTTTGGCGGAAGCTTGATGCGGACGTGGTTGAGCGCATCTTCGCTGGTCGCTCCGGGAACGATCGTATCGTTACGTTATTTCGAGAGGTTCAGAAGCGCCCCGTCTCAAGAGATGTTATTCACTCCGTAGCTCGCCAGCTGGATTTCATGAGGCGAAGTCGTGCCGACAAGGGCAAACGCGGACTGGGAAGTCGCGAGAGATTGAAGAAAGAGGGTATCTTATTGCTCTCAGGCACCAAGCATTCCAAATTGATCAAAGCACTCAATCTTCCGCGATGTGGTAGAAGCGATTTCATCTCTTTTACGCCACGATCAGCGGCTGAATGGCGCTTAGCCGAGCAGTTCGGCATACCAAGGAATGGCTGA
- a CDS encoding valine--tRNA ligase has protein sequence MTELSKTFEPGPLEARWYAHWEREGLFRPARDEAVPFTIVMPPPNVTGSLHIGHALDNTLQDILTRHARMQGKDALWVVGTDHAGIATQMVVERNLDSQGVKRADLGRDKFLEHVWEWKAQSGGAITRQLRRLGASCDWSNERFTMDKGFSAAVLKVFVEMHQRGLIYRDKRLVNWDPKFQTAISDLEVETREVAGKFWTLRYPLDDGSGAIEVATTRPETMLADMAVAVHPDDPRYTAMVGKMIRQPITGRLIPVITDQHADPELGSGAVKITPGHDFNDYEVGKRAGLKPGEMLNMLDGQARVCQVQDGLISADLIGLDRFDARKQVVERLEAEGALVKVEDRTIATPYGDRSNAVIEPWLTDQWYVDAEKLVGPVLDATRAGKIRIVPESWSKTWFNWLENIQPWCVSRQLWWGHRIPAWFDADGNVFVAETIEEAQQHAGEGVALRQDEDVLDTWFSSALWPFATLGWPEPTADAQRHYPNDVLISGFDILFFWDARMAMQGIEFMGEVPWKTLYLHGLVRDAQGAKMSKSKGNTVDPLGLIDKYGADALRFTLAAMESQGRDIKLDEKRVEGYRNFATKLWNAARFLQGNGVGASHAIAAPEAQLPVNRWIIGEVVETLARLDKAFDELRFDGMADAIYQFTWGTFCDWYVELVKGAWDEETRTVAAWAFDQILVMLHPFMPFVTEELWHSMGKRPYDLIVAKWPEPQAEVDREAKSEIEWLVALVGEIRSARTELSVPPSARLSLFAGDADDKLAARLERHHAMLSRLARLESVQLSPFAESGAAQVVVEGATFSLPLEGVIDLGAERARLSKAVLSAEKERDSLAARLANSNFVERAKPEAIEKARSDHEAKSADAERYRAALERLG, from the coding sequence ATGACCGAGCTTTCCAAGACGTTTGAACCGGGTCCACTCGAGGCTCGCTGGTATGCCCATTGGGAGCGTGAGGGGCTGTTCCGCCCGGCGCGCGACGAGGCGGTGCCCTTCACCATCGTCATGCCGCCACCCAACGTTACTGGCTCGCTCCATATCGGCCACGCGCTCGACAATACATTGCAGGACATCCTGACCCGCCATGCCCGGATGCAGGGCAAGGACGCGCTGTGGGTGGTCGGCACCGACCACGCCGGGATCGCAACCCAGATGGTGGTCGAACGCAACCTCGACAGCCAGGGCGTCAAGCGCGCCGACCTCGGCCGTGACAAGTTCCTGGAGCATGTCTGGGAATGGAAGGCGCAATCGGGCGGTGCGATAACCCGCCAGCTTCGCCGGCTGGGCGCATCTTGCGACTGGTCGAACGAGCGGTTCACCATGGACAAGGGCTTTTCCGCCGCGGTCCTCAAGGTGTTCGTCGAGATGCACCAGCGCGGCCTCATCTATCGCGACAAGAGGCTGGTGAACTGGGATCCCAAGTTCCAAACCGCGATTTCGGACCTTGAAGTCGAGACTCGCGAAGTCGCAGGCAAGTTCTGGACATTGCGCTATCCGCTTGACGACGGCAGCGGCGCGATCGAGGTGGCGACGACCCGTCCGGAAACGATGCTCGCCGACATGGCGGTCGCCGTCCATCCTGACGACCCGCGCTACACGGCGATGGTAGGCAAGATGATCCGCCAGCCAATTACCGGGCGGCTCATTCCCGTCATCACCGACCAGCACGCTGACCCCGAACTGGGATCGGGCGCGGTCAAGATCACCCCGGGGCATGACTTCAACGATTATGAGGTCGGAAAGCGCGCCGGACTCAAGCCCGGCGAGATGCTCAACATGCTCGACGGGCAGGCGCGGGTTTGCCAGGTACAGGACGGACTGATTTCGGCGGACCTGATTGGCCTCGACCGCTTCGACGCCCGCAAACAGGTTGTCGAGCGGCTGGAGGCCGAGGGCGCGCTGGTCAAGGTCGAGGACCGGACCATCGCCACGCCCTATGGCGACCGATCGAACGCGGTCATCGAACCCTGGCTCACTGACCAATGGTATGTCGATGCGGAAAAGCTGGTCGGCCCGGTGCTCGACGCGACCCGGGCGGGCAAGATCAGGATCGTGCCGGAAAGCTGGTCGAAGACCTGGTTCAACTGGCTTGAGAATATCCAGCCTTGGTGCGTTTCGCGCCAGTTGTGGTGGGGCCATCGCATCCCCGCCTGGTTTGATGCGGATGGCAATGTTTTCGTGGCAGAAACAATTGAGGAGGCGCAACAGCATGCCGGCGAGGGTGTTGCCCTGCGTCAGGACGAGGACGTGCTCGATACCTGGTTCTCCTCCGCCTTGTGGCCGTTCGCGACGCTCGGATGGCCGGAACCGACCGCCGACGCCCAGCGCCACTATCCCAATGACGTCCTCATTTCCGGTTTCGATATCCTGTTCTTCTGGGACGCGCGCATGGCGATGCAGGGCATCGAATTCATGGGCGAAGTTCCCTGGAAGACTCTCTATCTCCACGGGCTGGTGCGCGACGCGCAGGGCGCCAAAATGTCCAAGTCGAAGGGTAATACGGTCGACCCGCTCGGACTGATCGACAAATATGGCGCCGATGCGCTGCGCTTCACGCTGGCGGCAATGGAAAGCCAAGGCCGCGACATCAAGCTCGATGAAAAGCGGGTTGAAGGCTATCGCAACTTTGCCACCAAGCTGTGGAACGCCGCCCGCTTCCTCCAGGGCAATGGCGTCGGCGCATCGCACGCCATCGCCGCGCCCGAGGCGCAGCTTCCCGTCAACCGCTGGATCATCGGAGAAGTCGTCGAGACGCTCGCTCGCCTCGACAAGGCGTTCGACGAGTTGCGCTTCGACGGCATGGCGGACGCCATTTACCAGTTTACCTGGGGCACCTTCTGCGACTGGTATGTCGAGCTGGTGAAGGGCGCCTGGGACGAGGAGACCCGAACCGTCGCCGCCTGGGCGTTCGACCAGATCCTGGTCATGCTCCACCCGTTCATGCCCTTCGTCACCGAAGAGCTGTGGCATTCGATGGGGAAGCGGCCCTACGATCTGATCGTTGCCAAATGGCCCGAGCCGCAAGCTGAGGTCGATCGAGAGGCCAAGTCGGAAATTGAATGGCTGGTCGCGCTGGTCGGCGAAATCCGTTCCGCCCGGACCGAGCTCAGCGTCCCTCCGTCGGCTAGGCTTAGCCTGTTCGCCGGTGACGCCGACGACAAGCTCGCGGCGCGCCTCGAGCGGCACCATGCAATGCTGTCGCGGTTGGCGAGGCTGGAGTCAGTCCAGCTTTCTCCATTCGCGGAATCAGGCGCGGCGCAGGTTGTCGTCGAAGGCGCGACCTTCTCGCTTCCGCTGGAAGGAGTGATCGATCTCGGCGCGGAGCGGGCCCGGTTGTCGAAGGCGGTCCTTTCGGCAGAGAAGGAACGGGACTCACTCGCCGCCCGCCTTGCCAATTCCAATTTCGTCGAGCGGGCCAAGCCCGAGGCTATCGAAAAGGCGCGCTCCGACCACGAAGCTAAGTCAGCGGACGCCGAACGCTACCGGGCGGCGCTTGAACGGCTGGGCTGA
- a CDS encoding DNA cytosine methyltransferase produces MLTSLELCAGAGGQALGLEKAGFKHSGLVEIDRHCCDTLRENRKKWNVIEDDLKLFKENAADYAGVDLVAGGLPCPPFSVAGKQLGALDERNLFPDALDVIDAIRPKAVMIENVRGFLDAVFEDYRLYLKSQLKKLGYETDWRLLNASDFGVPQLRPRVVIVATQTKYWDDFDWPSVKKANPKTVGETLHKMMASNGWLGADKWRERANDIAPTIVGGSKKHGGPDLGPTRAKKAWASLGVNGHTLAEEAPDSDFVGMPRLTVPMVAKLQGFPEDWKFVGRKTAAYRQVGNAFPPPVAEAVAKRLKKAIAAQKSVRVSRSRDAA; encoded by the coding sequence ATGTTAACCTCACTTGAGCTTTGTGCTGGGGCTGGCGGACAAGCGCTTGGACTTGAAAAGGCAGGCTTCAAACATTCGGGATTGGTCGAGATCGACCGGCACTGCTGCGACACGCTTCGAGAGAACCGCAAGAAGTGGAATGTCATTGAAGACGACCTGAAGCTCTTCAAGGAGAACGCAGCCGATTACGCAGGTGTCGACCTGGTTGCGGGCGGGTTGCCGTGTCCTCCATTTTCAGTGGCTGGGAAGCAGCTAGGCGCACTCGACGAACGTAATCTGTTTCCAGATGCGCTTGATGTAATCGATGCGATCCGCCCGAAAGCGGTAATGATCGAGAATGTTCGGGGCTTTCTTGATGCTGTGTTCGAGGACTATCGCCTCTACCTGAAGAGTCAGTTGAAGAAGCTCGGATATGAGACTGACTGGCGGCTCCTTAATGCCTCCGATTTCGGCGTGCCCCAACTTCGGCCGAGGGTGGTCATCGTGGCCACACAAACGAAGTACTGGGATGATTTTGACTGGCCGTCCGTCAAGAAGGCGAACCCAAAGACTGTAGGCGAGACGCTTCATAAAATGATGGCAAGCAACGGCTGGCTTGGCGCGGATAAGTGGCGTGAGCGTGCGAATGACATTGCACCGACCATCGTGGGTGGATCGAAGAAGCATGGTGGTCCGGACCTTGGACCTACCCGGGCAAAGAAGGCTTGGGCTTCACTCGGCGTGAATGGTCACACTCTTGCCGAGGAAGCACCGGATTCTGATTTTGTGGGAATGCCGCGGCTGACCGTCCCGATGGTAGCCAAACTTCAAGGGTTTCCGGAGGACTGGAAATTCGTCGGCCGGAAAACGGCAGCTTACCGACAGGTCGGCAACGCGTTCCCGCCTCCAGTTGCGGAGGCAGTCGCGAAGCGACTTAAGAAGGCGATTGCTGCACAGAAGTCAGTGCGGGTCAGCCGATCCCGAGACGCCGCATAA
- a CDS encoding APC family permease, with protein sequence MLEPDPRSARTRRDIGIWGASFLAVNGMIGAGIFGLPGVLDKAVGSFAPMLLLLAGLGVMLIALCYADLAGRFDSSGGPQRYAGAAFGPFVGFQAGWMLYAARAAALAANAHVLAAYAGAFWAPLAGPLTIILTIGAITLVNVIGVRRAVDTLGGMTMLKLGPLILIAALGLLLGDLPPPVLPQFSTVESVALVALYAFVGFEAATIPAGETENPKRAIPRALLLTVAGVTSLYVLVQLAYSGAAIGDSEAPLADLAARSLGPIGALLLGVTAIVSVLANQLSAVTSISRITSSLADQHLLPSWFGRVSPRYHTPANSILTVGAIGILLSLSGTFVTLAVISTVSRLGVYLACIASVPRLDMIAGRVRWVRGFAVPIAALLLCLWAMAQSRAEEWQAFLAFLGVGTLLYLFARLSGQAAADPVDRH encoded by the coding sequence ATGCTCGAACCCGATCCCCGATCGGCGCGGACCCGCCGCGACATCGGCATCTGGGGCGCATCCTTTCTGGCGGTGAACGGCATGATCGGCGCGGGAATCTTCGGGTTGCCTGGCGTGCTGGACAAGGCAGTAGGCAGTTTCGCGCCGATGCTGCTCCTGCTTGCCGGGCTCGGCGTGATGCTGATCGCCCTTTGCTATGCCGACCTCGCCGGCCGGTTCGACTCCTCGGGCGGGCCGCAGCGCTACGCCGGCGCGGCCTTCGGGCCTTTCGTGGGGTTTCAAGCAGGGTGGATGCTTTACGCCGCCCGCGCCGCGGCGCTCGCCGCCAATGCCCATGTCCTTGCTGCCTACGCCGGGGCCTTCTGGGCGCCGCTCGCCGGGCCGTTGACGATCATCCTGACCATTGGCGCGATTACGCTGGTCAATGTCATCGGTGTTCGACGCGCGGTCGATACGCTGGGCGGGATGACGATGCTGAAGCTCGGTCCGCTGATCCTGATCGCGGCGCTCGGGCTCCTTCTCGGTGACCTGCCGCCGCCAGTGCTGCCGCAATTTTCGACAGTCGAAAGTGTCGCGCTGGTCGCGCTTTACGCTTTCGTCGGCTTCGAAGCGGCAACCATCCCGGCCGGCGAGACCGAGAACCCTAAGCGGGCCATTCCTCGGGCGCTTTTGCTTACCGTCGCCGGGGTGACATCGCTTTACGTGCTGGTGCAGCTGGCCTATTCGGGCGCGGCGATAGGCGACAGTGAAGCGCCGCTTGCCGACCTCGCTGCCCGCTCGCTCGGGCCGATTGGTGCGCTGCTTCTTGGCGTCACGGCGATCGTGTCGGTGCTCGCCAACCAGTTGAGCGCGGTGACGTCTATCTCGCGGATTACCTCGAGCCTTGCCGACCAGCACCTCCTCCCAAGCTGGTTCGGGCGCGTATCGCCGCGCTATCATACGCCGGCGAATTCGATCCTGACAGTTGGTGCGATCGGCATACTCCTGTCGCTTTCCGGAACCTTCGTTACGCTGGCGGTGATCAGCACCGTGTCGCGGCTGGGCGTCTATCTCGCCTGCATCGCCTCGGTGCCGCGACTGGACATGATCGCGGGCCGAGTGCGCTGGGTCCGGGGTTTCGCCGTGCCGATTGCGGCGCTGCTGCTATGCCTTTGGGCAATGGCGCAGTCGCGGGCCGAAGAATGGCAGGCCTTCCTTGCCTTTCTGGGGGTCGGGACCTTGCTATACCTGTTTGCCCGCCTATCGGGCCAGGCGGCCGCGGATCCGGTCGATCGCCACTGA
- a CDS encoding VOC family protein, which yields MKLDHVVIMVRSLDQSLPWYSTILPLLGFDKTRDHVWYDGGVAIDLKKARSGTADYERYGPGLNHLGFTAPNEAALDRVREAMAVAGFEVPDKQRLGTEIATFFKDPDGMRLELTVYG from the coding sequence GTGAAGCTCGATCATGTCGTCATCATGGTGCGCTCCCTGGATCAAAGTCTGCCTTGGTATTCGACGATTCTTCCGCTTCTCGGCTTCGACAAGACCCGCGACCACGTTTGGTACGACGGGGGCGTAGCGATCGACCTTAAGAAGGCGCGGTCCGGAACGGCAGACTATGAACGCTATGGTCCCGGCCTCAACCATCTCGGTTTCACCGCGCCCAACGAGGCGGCTCTCGACCGTGTCCGAGAAGCGATGGCAGTCGCCGGTTTCGAAGTGCCCGACAAGCAGCGACTCGGGACGGAGATCGCCACCTTCTTTAAGGACCCGGACGGAATGCGGCTGGAATTGACGGTCTACGGCTGA
- a CDS encoding HNH endonuclease encodes MRGIEEDIDAKLNHVSRGIRDLLRTNPDGLDIDQIKAMLNIGADQMHLDRRLRSLRKYYHLPGRQVGPRFVYTLGKRKEMATDSGAISGRLRAEALNRAKGRCQMCGKTVAEDSIKLQIDHKVPQDWGGLTVIENLWAICEPCNNGKRNHFASYDANEMAALLAIESVHERIAHLLRMHMDRAVDSNVIEFVANATEQQEDWQKRLRELRYPVIGLEIDSGRYRTSEGFTRSTYTLRNWREFPPDWRRLIRQWEKPANRPEIMRRLGIG; translated from the coding sequence ATGCGAGGAATTGAAGAAGATATAGATGCTAAGCTCAACCACGTGTCACGTGGTATTCGAGACCTGTTGCGTACGAATCCTGACGGCCTCGACATCGACCAAATTAAGGCGATGTTGAATATTGGTGCAGACCAGATGCACCTCGACCGACGTTTGAGGAGCCTGCGAAAATATTATCACTTGCCGGGAAGACAGGTCGGTCCACGCTTCGTCTACACCCTGGGGAAGCGCAAGGAGATGGCGACCGATTCCGGCGCCATCTCAGGTCGATTGAGGGCAGAAGCGCTGAATCGAGCGAAGGGCCGATGTCAGATGTGCGGAAAAACCGTGGCAGAGGACAGCATAAAACTTCAGATTGACCACAAGGTGCCGCAGGACTGGGGCGGCCTTACAGTCATCGAAAATCTCTGGGCGATCTGCGAGCCGTGCAACAACGGCAAGCGCAATCATTTCGCTTCCTATGATGCGAACGAGATGGCGGCATTGTTAGCGATTGAGTCAGTCCACGAACGCATTGCTCATCTATTGCGAATGCACATGGACCGAGCAGTTGACTCGAATGTTATTGAGTTCGTGGCCAACGCAACGGAGCAACAAGAGGACTGGCAGAAGCGGCTACGCGAACTTCGTTATCCTGTGATTGGTCTTGAAATCGACAGTGGCCGGTATCGCACGTCCGAGGGTTTCACTCGCAGCACCTACACTTTACGAAACTGGCGCGAGTTCCCTCCGGACTGGCGGCGATTGATTAGGCAGTGGGAGAAGCCCGCAAATCGGCCTGAGATTATGCGGCGTCTCGGGATCGGCTGA
- a CDS encoding diacylglycerol kinase family protein, with amino-acid sequence MNEALPKQAILVVNAMSRRGADAFDTACAGLAKAGVTLIDTIAVTEPDKMDAAVIDAISRAPMVIVGGGDGSLSSNVDHFVGTGTVFAFLPLGTANSFAKTLGMSDDLDEAIQVIANGRRRRIDLGVIDGDYFVNAAALGLSPLIADTVPHKLKKYLGMVGYFLWAMRVAFKFRPFRLRVTLDDGRVVKAWATEARIANGSHHGGVELVEDQSLDSGKIVIQAVTGKSLWGLAWSWFATLFKLRRRKLTVTEWWGQSLRLEARPRQKISIDGEIAAKTPVSVKIADEAIDIAAPTRAQSTASDQP; translated from the coding sequence ATGAACGAAGCGCTGCCCAAACAGGCGATCCTGGTCGTCAACGCTATGAGTCGCCGCGGCGCCGATGCCTTTGACACAGCATGTGCCGGGCTGGCGAAGGCGGGAGTGACCTTGATCGATACGATCGCCGTAACCGAGCCCGACAAGATGGATGCAGCGGTGATCGACGCGATCAGCCGGGCGCCAATGGTCATCGTCGGCGGAGGCGATGGGTCGCTGTCGTCCAACGTTGATCATTTTGTCGGGACTGGCACGGTATTCGCCTTCTTGCCGCTGGGCACCGCCAACAGCTTTGCCAAGACGTTGGGGATGAGCGATGACCTTGATGAAGCGATCCAGGTCATAGCCAACGGGCGGCGGCGGCGGATCGACTTGGGCGTGATCGACGGCGACTATTTCGTGAATGCCGCAGCATTGGGCCTGAGCCCGCTGATCGCCGACACAGTGCCGCACAAGCTCAAGAAATATCTCGGCATGGTCGGCTATTTCCTGTGGGCTATGCGGGTCGCGTTCAAGTTCCGACCATTCCGCCTGCGGGTGACGCTGGACGACGGGCGCGTGGTGAAGGCCTGGGCTACCGAGGCGCGGATCGCCAACGGCAGCCATCATGGGGGAGTCGAACTCGTCGAGGACCAGTCGCTCGACAGCGGCAAGATCGTCATTCAGGCGGTAACCGGCAAAAGCCTGTGGGGCCTCGCCTGGAGCTGGTTTGCGACCCTGTTCAAATTGCGCAGGCGCAAGCTGACGGTAACGGAATGGTGGGGCCAATCGCTTCGGCTGGAAGCGAGGCCGCGCCAGAAGATCAGCATCGACGGCGAAATTGCCGCCAAGACCCCGGTCAGCGTCAAGATTGCGGATGAGGCGATCGACATCGCCGCCCCAACCAGGGCGCAGTCAACTGCGAGCGATCAGCCGTAG
- the hemB gene encoding porphobilinogen synthase has translation MVSPSFPALRMRRGRSAPWIRAMLAEHRLHPTDLIWPLFICDGKGCEEQIPTLPGVSRWSVDRLADKAREARDLGIPCVALFPNTPAGLRSDNAGEALNADNLICRAIKAIKDAAPEIGVLTDVALDPYTAHGHDGLVDERGCVKNDETSAILVEQALVQAATGADIVAPSDMMDGRVGAIRAGLEREGYCDVAIMAYAAKYASAFYGPFRDAVGSRGLLKGDKRGYQMDPANGLEALREVALDLAEGADMVMVKPGLPYLDVVAAVKREFGVPTFAYQVSGEYAMIEAAASAGAGDRDALVLETLLAFKRAGATGVLSYHAPLAARLLSEG, from the coding sequence ATGGTCTCGCCCTCCTTCCCAGCGCTGCGAATGCGGCGCGGCCGGTCCGCTCCATGGATCCGCGCGATGCTCGCCGAACATCGGCTTCATCCCACCGATCTCATCTGGCCGCTGTTCATTTGTGATGGCAAGGGCTGCGAGGAGCAGATTCCGACGCTTCCGGGGGTCAGTCGCTGGTCGGTAGACCGTCTGGCCGACAAGGCCCGCGAGGCGCGCGACCTCGGCATTCCTTGCGTTGCCTTGTTCCCCAACACGCCGGCCGGCCTTCGCAGCGACAATGCGGGCGAGGCGCTTAATGCCGACAATCTCATTTGCCGGGCGATCAAGGCGATCAAGGATGCGGCGCCCGAAATCGGGGTTCTGACCGACGTGGCGCTCGATCCTTATACCGCCCATGGCCATGACGGGCTGGTCGACGAGCGCGGCTGCGTCAAGAATGACGAAACCAGCGCGATACTGGTGGAGCAAGCTCTGGTTCAGGCCGCGACCGGAGCGGACATCGTTGCCCCTTCCGACATGATGGACGGCCGCGTCGGCGCGATCCGGGCGGGACTCGAACGCGAAGGATATTGCGATGTTGCGATCATGGCCTATGCCGCCAAATATGCCTCGGCCTTCTATGGGCCGTTTCGCGACGCGGTCGGGAGCCGCGGGCTGTTAAAGGGCGACAAGCGCGGTTACCAGATGGATCCGGCAAACGGCCTGGAGGCGCTGCGGGAAGTGGCGCTTGACCTTGCCGAAGGCGCGGACATGGTGATGGTGAAGCCGGGACTGCCCTATCTCGATGTCGTCGCCGCGGTGAAGCGGGAATTCGGTGTCCCGACCTTCGCTTACCAGGTGTCGGGCGAATACGCGATGATCGAGGCCGCTGCCTCCGCAGGCGCAGGCGACCGCGACGCGCTGGTCCTCGAAACATTGCTGGCCTTCAAGCGCGCCGGGGCGACAGGCGTGCTCAGCTATCACGCACCGCTGGCTGCCCGGCTCCTCAGCGAAGGCTAA